Proteins encoded together in one Terriglobus saanensis SP1PR4 window:
- a CDS encoding septal ring lytic transglycosylase RlpA family protein, whose translation MFLRAKTDFANRCPLAPSLPRIAVLLSLTLVLSGCHKKQQHVARRPPPPPITSQRYPTVARRPVPPVILHDPSEDSNPSGHAPQPHVDNNSVSSSETGLASWYGPPYHNRTGANGEIYDQNAMTAAHRTLPMGTIVRVTNLSTNQSVTVKITDRGPFVQGRIIDLSLAAAKETGLYRMGVAKVRVEVFAAQRPLTGGKWCVQVGAFQNEGNANKLKSDLLRRYETAKVIEFPGPTGHWVRINPALNDRAHATQIADNIRTAEPDAQAYIVRLD comes from the coding sequence TTGTTTTTGCGGGCGAAGACCGACTTTGCAAACCGGTGCCCTTTGGCACCGTCGCTGCCCCGCATCGCAGTTTTGCTTTCGCTCACCCTTGTACTCTCCGGCTGCCATAAAAAGCAGCAGCATGTCGCTCGTCGTCCACCGCCACCACCGATCACGAGTCAACGCTATCCCACGGTCGCACGACGCCCTGTGCCTCCCGTCATCCTTCACGATCCTTCGGAAGATTCGAACCCCAGCGGCCACGCTCCACAACCGCACGTAGACAACAACAGCGTCTCCTCTTCCGAGACCGGCCTGGCTAGCTGGTATGGGCCGCCGTACCATAACCGCACCGGAGCCAACGGCGAGATCTACGACCAGAACGCCATGACGGCCGCGCACCGCACACTGCCCATGGGCACCATCGTGCGCGTGACGAACCTTTCTACCAATCAAAGCGTCACGGTGAAGATCACCGACCGAGGCCCCTTCGTACAGGGACGGATCATCGACTTATCCCTGGCTGCCGCGAAAGAGACTGGTCTCTACCGAATGGGCGTGGCAAAAGTCCGTGTCGAAGTCTTCGCCGCACAGCGTCCGCTTACCGGCGGAAAGTGGTGCGTGCAGGTGGGCGCCTTTCAGAACGAAGGCAATGCCAATAAGTTGAAGTCCGATCTTCTTCGTCGTTACGAGACGGCCAAGGTCATCGAATTTCCGGGACCCACCGGCCACTGGGTGCGCATCAATCCTGCACTGAACGACCGCGCCCATGCCACCCAGATTGCCGACAACATCCGCACCGCCGAACCCGACGCGCAAGCCTACATCGTTCGCCTGGATTAG
- a CDS encoding response regulator transcription factor, producing MPKICVMLVEDQGMVRGALASLLNAEADIEVHLQAANGREALRMMLKEPPDVLVTDIEMPEMTGLELAAAVREAGLKTRVVMLTTFARAGYLRRAMESGVLGYLLKDRPAAELADAVRRVHRGLRVIDPDLAAEAWGSEVDPLTERERQILLRAGEGRTTAEVARELGLSEGTVRNYLSEAMSKLGAVNRIDAARMARAKGWL from the coding sequence GTGCCTAAGATTTGTGTGATGTTGGTGGAAGACCAGGGTATGGTACGTGGGGCTCTGGCTTCGTTGCTGAATGCAGAGGCGGATATCGAGGTGCATCTGCAGGCGGCGAATGGCCGTGAGGCTCTGCGCATGATGCTGAAGGAGCCGCCCGATGTGCTGGTGACCGATATCGAGATGCCGGAGATGACGGGGCTGGAGCTTGCCGCGGCGGTACGCGAAGCGGGATTGAAGACGCGCGTGGTGATGCTGACGACGTTTGCGCGCGCAGGCTATCTGCGGCGTGCGATGGAGAGCGGTGTCCTCGGCTATCTGCTAAAGGATAGACCGGCGGCTGAGTTGGCGGACGCGGTGAGGCGTGTGCATCGCGGTCTGCGCGTGATCGATCCGGATCTTGCCGCGGAGGCCTGGGGGAGCGAGGTGGATCCGCTGACAGAGCGGGAGCGGCAGATTCTCCTGCGCGCGGGCGAGGGGCGGACGACGGCAGAGGTGGCTCGGGAGTTGGGATTGAGTGAGGGGACCGTACGGAATTATCTCTCCGAGGCGATGAGTAAGCTGGGTGCGGTGAACCGGATCGATGCGGCAAGGATGGCTCGGGCCAAGGGGTGGCTGTAG
- a CDS encoding sensor histidine kinase yields the protein MEKKKKGGLFQRHLALAYTLFFFIDPIERHSVTHWMWFALVYVLFLALYVAVPFVRGHVRIAVLVALFILPFLYVPFSESASGMFCFSLASLPFIMKDANAVIRILLLQVALIVSEGLVLGLSPWNFGVGTFFTVIVTLTNLHFAQKAEADRKLLMAQSEVERLAKTAERERIARDLHDVLGHTLTLVVLKSQVAERLIATDPEKATEEVRQIQTSARQALAEVREAVLGFRSHGLAAELEKAEDVLRSAGIACEQGMDPVTLPTLLSREQEMALTLGVREAVTNVVRHSHASQCSLRVDVAGKTVRMIVSDDGVGGDGHGGFGLKGMRERVEMLGGKLLLDGASGMRLVVEMPL from the coding sequence ATGGAGAAGAAAAAGAAAGGCGGATTATTCCAGCGTCATCTGGCGCTGGCTTACACGCTGTTCTTTTTCATCGATCCAATTGAGCGGCATTCTGTGACGCACTGGATGTGGTTTGCGCTCGTGTATGTGCTGTTTCTTGCGCTGTATGTTGCGGTGCCGTTTGTGCGCGGGCACGTGCGGATCGCGGTGCTCGTGGCACTGTTTATTCTGCCGTTTTTGTATGTGCCCTTCAGCGAGAGCGCCTCGGGTATGTTCTGTTTTTCGCTGGCGTCCTTGCCCTTCATCATGAAAGACGCAAATGCGGTGATCAGGATTCTGCTGCTGCAGGTGGCCCTGATTGTCAGTGAGGGGCTTGTGCTGGGCCTGTCCCCGTGGAACTTTGGCGTGGGTACATTTTTCACGGTGATCGTGACTCTGACAAATCTGCACTTCGCGCAGAAGGCAGAAGCGGATCGCAAGCTGCTGATGGCGCAGAGCGAAGTGGAGCGTCTGGCGAAGACGGCGGAGCGGGAACGCATCGCGCGCGATCTGCACGATGTCCTCGGGCATACGCTCACGCTGGTCGTGCTGAAGTCGCAGGTTGCAGAGCGCTTGATTGCGACAGATCCCGAGAAGGCCACAGAGGAAGTTCGACAGATTCAGACCTCCGCGCGTCAGGCTTTGGCGGAGGTACGCGAGGCCGTGCTCGGCTTCCGTTCGCATGGGCTGGCAGCGGAGTTGGAGAAGGCCGAAGATGTCTTGCGTTCCGCGGGCATTGCCTGCGAGCAGGGAATGGATCCCGTGACGCTCCCGACTCTGCTCTCGCGTGAACAGGAGATGGCTTTAACGCTCGGTGTACGTGAGGCCGTGACCAATGTCGTGCGGCACTCGCATGCTTCGCAGTGTTCGCTCCGCGTGGACGTTGCGGGCAAGACGGTGCGGATGATCGTGTCGGATGATGGTGTGGGTGGTGATGGTCATGGCGGATTTGGTCTGAAGGGCATGCGCGAGCGAGTAGAGATGCTGGGCGGGAAGTTGCTGCTGGATGGCGCGAGTGGTATGCGTCTCGTTGTGGAGATGCCGCTTTGA
- a CDS encoding ABC transporter permease — MASAATIFGMETKVEFLRLARAKSFSLATIGFPVMFYLLFGIVNSHGLGGEQVARYLLATYTVFGLVGCSLFGVSVTLASERTLGWLELKQASPMPAWTYLCAKLLTAMAFGLIIFAILLTLGKTMGGVVLTGTQVFHMALAVMGGVVPFASLGLLLAMIIPPNSATGVVNLIYLPMSFLSGLWMPLKNLPTGLQKLAPMWPTYHLARVELFAAGSPLKNYDGLPGSDSILMHWVWLAAFSVVTLVLAAVMFRRNAAKG; from the coding sequence ATGGCAAGTGCTGCGACGATTTTCGGGATGGAAACGAAGGTGGAGTTTCTACGGCTGGCGCGTGCAAAGTCTTTTTCGCTCGCGACGATCGGTTTCCCCGTGATGTTTTACCTGCTCTTCGGGATCGTTAACTCGCATGGCCTGGGTGGCGAACAGGTGGCGCGCTATCTGCTCGCGACGTATACGGTCTTCGGCCTGGTGGGGTGCTCGCTGTTTGGGGTCAGCGTAACGCTGGCGAGTGAACGGACCCTGGGATGGCTGGAGCTAAAACAGGCGAGCCCGATGCCAGCTTGGACTTATCTCTGTGCGAAGCTCCTGACGGCGATGGCATTTGGATTGATCATCTTTGCGATTCTGCTGACACTCGGCAAGACGATGGGCGGAGTCGTGCTGACGGGAACGCAGGTCTTTCATATGGCGCTGGCGGTGATGGGCGGCGTGGTGCCATTTGCGTCGCTGGGGCTGTTGCTGGCGATGATCATCCCGCCGAACTCAGCTACGGGCGTGGTCAACCTGATCTATCTGCCCATGAGTTTCCTGAGCGGGTTGTGGATGCCGCTGAAGAATCTTCCGACGGGTCTGCAGAAGCTTGCACCAATGTGGCCGACGTATCACCTGGCGCGGGTAGAGTTGTTTGCAGCGGGTTCGCCGTTGAAGAACTACGACGGTCTACCGGGTAGCGATAGCATTCTTATGCACTGGGTCTGGCTCGCAGCGTTTAGTGTGGTGACACTGGTGTTGGCGGCGGTGATGTTCCGGCGGAACGCGGCGAAAGGGTAG
- a CDS encoding ABC transporter ATP-binding protein: MQDVAAELVGVTQRYGQHVALRDVSLTLRRGEVVALLGPNGAGKTTAVKLLLGLLQPTTGVAKVFGASPKVAQTRMRMGAMLQVSKVPDTVKAREYVELFRCYYPKPMAYDEIVQRAGLKGIENKLLGSLSGGQRQRVLFGLAMCGDPDLIFLDEPTLGMDIEARHAVWAEVRRMRDAGKTVLLTTHYLEEADSLADRIVVIRTGEIVAEGTPREIKGNVAGRKIKCVTRLSVAELKRWPAVTEAEMHDTVTVVTTLAAEEVLRRMLAEDASLSGLEVSSPALEDAFLALTAEKEVL; encoded by the coding sequence ATGCAGGATGTGGCGGCGGAGCTGGTGGGTGTAACCCAGAGATACGGACAACATGTAGCGTTGCGGGATGTCTCGCTAACGTTGCGGCGCGGAGAGGTTGTCGCCCTGCTGGGACCGAATGGGGCGGGTAAAACAACAGCTGTCAAGTTACTCCTGGGCTTGTTACAACCAACGACAGGTGTGGCGAAAGTCTTTGGAGCTTCGCCCAAAGTAGCGCAGACGCGCATGCGTATGGGCGCGATGTTACAGGTCTCCAAGGTGCCGGATACAGTCAAAGCGCGCGAGTATGTCGAGTTATTCCGTTGTTACTATCCGAAGCCGATGGCCTACGACGAGATAGTCCAGCGCGCCGGCCTGAAGGGGATTGAGAACAAGTTACTCGGTTCGCTCAGCGGCGGACAGAGGCAGAGAGTCTTATTCGGTCTGGCGATGTGCGGCGATCCGGATCTTATCTTTCTGGATGAGCCCACGCTGGGCATGGACATCGAGGCGCGCCATGCAGTGTGGGCTGAGGTCCGCCGCATGCGCGATGCGGGCAAGACGGTTCTGTTGACGACGCACTATCTCGAAGAGGCGGATTCGCTCGCGGACAGGATCGTGGTGATTCGGACAGGCGAGATTGTGGCCGAGGGAACGCCGCGCGAGATCAAAGGAAATGTAGCTGGACGCAAAATCAAGTGCGTGACACGGTTGAGCGTAGCCGAGTTGAAGCGATGGCCCGCTGTGACCGAAGCCGAGATGCACGACACCGTAACCGTGGTAACGACGCTGGCGGCCGAAGAGGTGTTGCGGCGGATGCTCGCGGAAGATGCGAGCCTGAGTGGACTTGAGGTCTCAAGTCCCGCACTGGAAGATGCGTTCCTGGCTTTGACGGCTGAGAAGGAGGTGCTGTGA
- a CDS encoding TonB-dependent receptor, with product MNKLAIAFLLFSAAASAQNCAHLTGTVRDGNGGAIPGAALTLDDVAMRPADDEGRYTLPCLTPGNHHLHIVADDFAPSDVTLTGRATTLDIALRLAEVDQSMEVGENTESGLNNQETGGSKTLSKTDLAGLADDPDDFKRELQVLAAAGGGNPGNATISVDGFQGAAAMPPKGSIAFIRINPDLFSSEYGSPPYEGGRIEIFTKPAAGRIHGSFFTTFSQPFMNASDPFATSKAPLGKHRYGFDLSMPIKPNKFDLSLNLEKRDIDTFGVVNAVTLDANKNIATTIYNVPTAQHLWIASARSGVQWNKQNLSTFSYSANVNHFENVNAGGTVLQEAGYDNQRSDHSIRATLVSTLSPRMVHEGRIAFNFGTTTNTPNSTAPALNVAGAFTGGGAPAGPSRLTENNLEVNDDVLYSRGKHSFKAGIISFVFFDRNSMPSGFNGSYTFGGGTALPLDANGNPTSTTPVQITGLEQYRRALLGYQGGAATIYTVTTGSPIVNFTQVRSAIYLQDQWKVTNRFQLALGLRYAIQNDPSTWNSLSPRVGMSWSPDKKQKLVLRGRIGLFASPYRTDVPTQIIRLDGIRQTPATFYNATYGNPTSGQAGALISTRYTIPQHMSQAPSVQSHVAVEYEFPRHWNFQANEYFVRGWDMTRIRNINAPINGSPTGPRPFGADQNIYQYQQSGVMKGTVTFLGLDQHSLKRLQIFLGYLRLDLRSNAETTSTQPQSTYSDAGEFARPTWLNTHRIFAINNINLPYKLALSNQFNATSGGINNILTGADNNGDGVFNDRPNYASGPGTGVYATRFGLLTAPNSPLATGTAVNRNLGTLSWTINLDTNLSRTFVLNSKSAQDHQQSIAFNLRSANLLNHTNVNAAGNVIGSPLFDKPLLADPGRRVEAGIRYSF from the coding sequence ATGAACAAATTAGCCATTGCATTCCTTCTCTTCTCTGCCGCCGCATCCGCGCAAAACTGCGCACACCTTACTGGCACTGTGCGCGATGGAAACGGAGGAGCCATTCCCGGCGCCGCACTTACGCTCGATGATGTGGCGATGAGACCCGCTGATGATGAGGGCCGCTACACTCTGCCGTGCCTCACTCCCGGCAATCATCATCTACACATCGTTGCCGACGACTTCGCGCCTTCCGACGTCACACTTACCGGTCGCGCCACGACGCTCGACATCGCTCTGCGCCTTGCTGAGGTCGACCAGTCCATGGAAGTCGGCGAGAATACCGAGTCCGGCCTTAATAACCAGGAGACGGGCGGCTCCAAGACACTGAGCAAAACCGATCTCGCTGGCTTGGCCGATGATCCCGACGACTTCAAGCGCGAACTACAAGTACTCGCTGCAGCCGGCGGCGGCAACCCCGGCAACGCGACCATCTCTGTCGATGGGTTCCAGGGCGCGGCTGCGATGCCCCCCAAAGGCTCCATCGCCTTCATCCGCATCAACCCCGATCTCTTCTCTTCGGAGTACGGCAGTCCTCCTTATGAAGGCGGACGCATCGAGATCTTCACGAAGCCCGCCGCAGGGCGCATCCACGGCTCATTTTTTACCACGTTCTCGCAGCCCTTCATGAATGCCAGCGACCCCTTCGCCACGTCGAAGGCGCCACTGGGCAAGCACCGTTATGGCTTCGATCTCTCCATGCCGATCAAGCCCAACAAGTTTGACCTATCGCTTAACCTGGAAAAGCGCGATATCGATACCTTTGGCGTCGTCAACGCCGTCACGCTCGACGCGAACAAGAACATCGCCACGACGATCTATAACGTCCCCACGGCGCAGCATCTCTGGATCGCCTCCGCGCGCTCCGGCGTGCAGTGGAACAAGCAGAACCTCTCCACCTTCAGCTACTCCGCCAACGTCAATCACTTTGAAAATGTGAATGCCGGCGGTACCGTTCTGCAGGAGGCCGGATACGACAATCAGCGCTCCGATCACTCCATCCGTGCCACGCTCGTCTCCACCCTTTCACCGCGCATGGTGCACGAAGGCCGCATCGCCTTCAACTTCGGCACCACCACCAACACGCCGAACTCCACGGCCCCCGCGCTCAACGTCGCGGGCGCTTTCACCGGCGGAGGCGCTCCCGCGGGCCCGAGTCGCCTGACGGAAAACAATCTCGAAGTCAACGACGATGTCCTCTACTCACGCGGCAAACACAGCTTCAAAGCGGGCATCATCTCCTTCGTCTTCTTCGATCGCAACAGCATGCCCTCCGGCTTCAACGGAAGCTACACCTTTGGCGGAGGAACGGCGCTGCCGCTCGACGCCAACGGCAACCCCACCAGCACAACGCCCGTGCAGATCACCGGTCTCGAACAGTATCGCCGCGCTCTCCTCGGCTACCAGGGCGGCGCTGCCACCATCTACACCGTCACCACAGGTTCTCCCATCGTCAACTTCACACAGGTGCGCTCGGCCATCTATCTGCAGGACCAGTGGAAGGTGACGAACCGCTTTCAACTCGCACTTGGCCTGCGCTACGCTATTCAGAACGACCCCAGCACATGGAACTCCCTAAGCCCGCGCGTTGGTATGTCCTGGTCGCCGGACAAGAAGCAGAAGCTCGTCCTGCGCGGTCGCATAGGCCTCTTCGCCAGTCCCTACCGGACGGATGTGCCCACGCAGATCATTCGCCTGGATGGCATACGCCAGACTCCCGCCACCTTTTACAACGCAACGTATGGCAACCCTACCTCGGGTCAAGCGGGTGCGTTGATCTCCACCCGCTACACGATTCCGCAGCACATGTCCCAGGCACCCTCCGTGCAGAGCCACGTTGCCGTGGAGTATGAGTTTCCCCGCCACTGGAACTTCCAGGCCAACGAATACTTTGTCCGTGGATGGGATATGACACGCATTCGCAATATCAACGCGCCCATCAATGGTTCGCCCACCGGGCCACGTCCCTTCGGCGCCGATCAGAACATCTATCAGTATCAGCAGAGCGGAGTAATGAAGGGGACTGTCACCTTCCTCGGTCTCGATCAGCACTCTCTCAAGCGCCTGCAGATCTTCCTCGGCTACCTGCGCCTGGATCTTCGCTCCAACGCGGAGACCACTTCCACCCAGCCCCAGTCCACCTACTCCGACGCAGGCGAGTTCGCGCGTCCCACGTGGTTGAATACGCATCGCATCTTCGCGATCAATAACATCAACCTCCCTTACAAGCTCGCGCTCTCGAACCAGTTCAACGCGACCTCCGGCGGCATAAATAACATCCTCACCGGTGCGGACAACAACGGCGACGGCGTCTTCAACGACCGTCCCAACTATGCCTCCGGCCCCGGCACAGGCGTCTACGCTACCCGCTTCGGTCTGCTTACCGCACCGAATAGTCCGCTGGCCACTGGCACCGCAGTCAATCGCAACCTCGGCACACTTTCCTGGACGATCAATCTCGACACGAACCTCAGCCGCACCTTTGTGCTCAACTCCAAATCCGCACAGGACCACCAGCAGAGCATCGCCTTCAACCTGCGTTCTGCGAATCTTTTGAATCACACGAACGTCAACGCAGCAGGCAATGTCATCGGCTCGCCGCTCTTCGACAAACCTCTCCTCGCCGACCCCGGACGCCGCGTAGAGGCCGGCATCCGCTACAGCTTCTAA
- a CDS encoding threonine ammonia-lyase, producing the protein MSSQEQDQAGVTLASVEAARARIAGSIYYSPCPHSQMLSDLTGQQVYLKLENLQMTGAFKERGALNRILTLTEAQKKGGVIAASAGNHAQGVAYHATARGIASTIVMPEATPLVKVTATRNFGANVILHGANYDAAYTEARRLCDAEGLTFIHPFDDAAVISGQGTIGLELLEQVPQLEAIVVPIGGGGLISGIACAVKERNPKIRVVGVQTARLASMQVAIQAGHPVTLEAATTIADGIAVRRSGDVTFPLVQKYVDEIVTVDEDEIASAILVLLEREKTLAEGAGATALAALLQKKTSLQGAHVGVLVCGGNIDVTLLSRIIERGLVKDGRLIRLRIHLLDKPGALQELTRLIAAHRVNIVDTLYNRAYYGVNLGDTTIDITMETRGQEQIEQLLAALDDGGYRHSRVI; encoded by the coding sequence ATGAGTTCTCAGGAGCAAGACCAGGCAGGCGTCACGCTTGCAAGCGTAGAGGCGGCGCGCGCGCGCATCGCTGGATCGATCTATTACTCGCCGTGCCCGCACTCGCAGATGCTCTCGGATCTGACGGGGCAGCAGGTGTATCTCAAGCTGGAAAACCTGCAGATGACCGGTGCGTTCAAGGAGCGTGGAGCGCTCAACCGTATTCTGACACTGACCGAGGCGCAGAAAAAAGGCGGCGTCATTGCCGCGAGTGCGGGAAACCACGCCCAAGGCGTGGCCTATCACGCGACGGCGCGGGGCATTGCCTCCACGATTGTGATGCCGGAAGCGACACCTCTGGTGAAAGTCACGGCGACGCGAAACTTTGGCGCGAACGTGATTCTGCATGGCGCGAATTACGATGCTGCGTATACCGAGGCGCGACGGCTCTGCGATGCGGAGGGGCTAACGTTCATTCATCCCTTCGACGATGCGGCCGTGATCAGCGGACAGGGAACGATCGGGCTGGAGTTGCTGGAGCAGGTGCCGCAGCTGGAAGCGATCGTGGTGCCCATCGGCGGTGGGGGATTGATCTCGGGCATCGCGTGCGCGGTGAAGGAGCGCAATCCGAAGATTCGCGTCGTGGGTGTGCAGACGGCGCGGCTGGCGTCGATGCAGGTCGCGATCCAGGCGGGTCATCCCGTGACGCTGGAGGCGGCGACGACGATTGCGGACGGCATCGCGGTGCGGCGTTCGGGAGACGTCACGTTTCCGCTGGTGCAAAAGTATGTCGACGAGATCGTAACCGTCGATGAGGATGAGATTGCGTCCGCAATTCTTGTTCTGCTGGAGCGCGAAAAGACGCTGGCCGAAGGCGCTGGCGCTACGGCGCTGGCTGCTTTACTGCAGAAGAAGACGAGCCTTCAAGGCGCGCACGTCGGCGTTCTGGTCTGCGGCGGCAACATCGATGTCACGCTGCTCTCGCGCATCATCGAGCGCGGTCTTGTGAAGGATGGCCGTCTGATCCGCCTGCGCATTCATCTTCTGGACAAGCCCGGCGCTCTTCAGGAGCTGACGCGGCTCATTGCGGCGCATCGTGTGAACATCGTGGACACGCTGTATAACCGCGCGTACTACGGTGTGAATCTCGGCGATACGACGATCGATATCACGATGGAGACACGCGGACAGGAGCAGATCGAACAGCTTCTTGCCGCTCTGGACGACGGTGGATACCGGCATAGCCGCGTGATCTGA
- a CDS encoding MarR family winged helix-turn-helix transcriptional regulator: protein MGKAKTQTRAEETRRCTKAMRSFLVAYRGLLEEELRDTDFSLAQLRLLHAVRQKSGVSAAELSRMCEVTPQTAQTLLTRAQREKWIRRAKSATNDRIVTTELTAKGEALLARGEAAAARIGERLWAGMKLSEIRQMNGYMERCLANAKV from the coding sequence ATGGGTAAAGCAAAGACACAGACACGGGCAGAAGAGACGCGGCGATGCACGAAGGCCATGCGGTCGTTCCTTGTGGCGTATCGCGGACTGCTGGAAGAGGAGCTGCGCGATACGGATTTTTCCCTGGCGCAGCTACGGCTGCTGCATGCGGTAAGGCAGAAGTCGGGCGTCTCTGCCGCGGAGCTAAGCAGGATGTGCGAAGTCACACCGCAGACGGCCCAGACTTTGCTGACGCGGGCGCAACGGGAGAAGTGGATCCGGCGCGCGAAGTCCGCCACGAATGACCGCATTGTGACGACCGAACTGACGGCGAAGGGAGAGGCCCTGCTGGCGCGTGGCGAGGCCGCGGCAGCGCGTATCGGGGAGCGGTTGTGGGCAGGTATGAAGCTCAGCGAGATCCGCCAGATGAATGGATATATGGAGCGATGCCTCGCGAACGCGAAGGTCTAA
- a CDS encoding DHA2 family efflux MFS transporter permease subunit yields MANTLTEPVWKPKHNQWLIALTVTIATFMEVLDTSIANVALPHIAGSVGASSEEATWVLTSYLVASAIILPISGWISNRIGRKRFYMTCVVIFTICSVLCGLANTLPLLIVARILQGLGGGGLAPSEQAILADTFDISKRGQAFALYGTAVVIAPAIGPTLGGWLTDNFSWHWIFFINLPFGLLSLYLSNIMVEDPPEITARTKRRDPIDFVGLFSVAIGVGLLEYTLDKGQQKDWFSDPWIRTAAISAGVLLTFFAWWEWHHPDPVVDLKLLKNRNFGTAVFLQLILGMVLFGSTVLIPQYLQSMLGYTAERAGMVLSPAGFVMMVMMFVAGRTLGKGDPRLMVMLGYIATAAGLYNLTRLDLTTSFNTVTVWRMLQVVGLPFIFIPISTLNYVGVPREKSNQISSLSNFARNIGGSAGTALLTTFIARQSQIHQMQLASNISAGGYAYQAFVARFQAVASGTAGTAQAAMGQVYQRMIQQATMLAYQNAFYVLAVTVFFLSPLVWIMRLPPKTAKIDPEALGGH; encoded by the coding sequence ATGGCAAATACCCTGACAGAACCCGTCTGGAAACCGAAACATAACCAGTGGCTCATCGCGCTCACGGTGACGATCGCGACGTTTATGGAGGTGCTCGACACCTCCATCGCCAACGTGGCGCTCCCGCACATCGCGGGTTCGGTGGGTGCCAGTTCGGAAGAAGCGACATGGGTCCTGACCAGCTATCTCGTCGCCAGCGCCATCATTCTGCCCATCTCCGGCTGGATCTCCAATCGCATCGGGCGCAAGCGCTTCTACATGACCTGCGTCGTCATCTTTACCATCTGCTCCGTGCTGTGCGGTCTGGCCAACACGCTTCCGCTACTGATCGTCGCGCGCATCCTGCAGGGGTTGGGTGGTGGTGGTCTCGCTCCAAGCGAACAGGCCATCCTCGCGGACACCTTCGACATCTCGAAACGCGGACAGGCCTTTGCCCTCTACGGCACCGCTGTCGTCATCGCCCCGGCCATCGGTCCCACGCTGGGCGGATGGCTGACGGACAACTTCAGCTGGCACTGGATCTTCTTCATCAATCTGCCCTTTGGCCTGCTCTCGCTCTATCTCAGCAACATCATGGTGGAAGATCCGCCAGAGATCACAGCGCGCACCAAGCGGCGCGACCCCATCGACTTCGTCGGCCTCTTCAGCGTTGCGATTGGCGTCGGCCTCCTCGAGTACACACTCGACAAGGGACAGCAAAAAGACTGGTTCAGCGATCCCTGGATCCGTACCGCCGCTATCTCCGCAGGGGTGCTACTCACTTTCTTTGCGTGGTGGGAGTGGCACCACCCGGACCCTGTCGTGGATCTAAAGCTGCTGAAGAACCGTAACTTTGGTACGGCTGTCTTTCTCCAGCTCATCCTTGGCATGGTGCTCTTCGGAAGTACGGTGCTCATCCCGCAGTATCTGCAGAGCATGCTGGGATACACTGCGGAACGTGCGGGCATGGTGCTATCCCCTGCAGGCTTCGTGATGATGGTGATGATGTTCGTCGCCGGTCGCACGCTGGGCAAGGGAGACCCTCGCCTGATGGTGATGCTGGGATACATCGCCACGGCGGCGGGGCTCTACAACCTCACGCGGCTCGACCTGACCACCAGCTTTAATACCGTCACGGTCTGGCGCATGTTGCAGGTCGTCGGCCTGCCCTTCATCTTCATCCCCATCAGCACCCTCAACTATGTCGGCGTGCCACGCGAAAAAAGTAACCAGATCTCGTCGCTCTCCAACTTTGCGCGAAATATCGGCGGCAGCGCGGGCACTGCACTTCTGACGACGTTCATAGCACGCCAGTCCCAGATCCACCAGATGCAGCTCGCCTCCAACATCTCCGCAGGCGGCTACGCGTATCAGGCTTTCGTCGCCCGTTTCCAGGCGGTAGCCAGTGGAACCGCGGGCACAGCCCAGGCCGCGATGGGGCAAGTCTATCAACGGATGATCCAGCAGGCGACGATGCTCGCCTACCAGAACGCGTTCTATGTCCTGGCCGTCACCGTATTTTTCCTGTCACCGCTTGTATGGATCATGCGCCTGCCGCCCAAGACAGCCAAGATCGATCCAGAAGCTTTGGGCGGACACTAG